One window of the Salvia splendens isolate huo1 chromosome 1, SspV2, whole genome shotgun sequence genome contains the following:
- the LOC121744447 gene encoding uncharacterized protein LOC121744447 has protein sequence MLEVENLENILPGVSSIEEGVQIYRNFYSEEKERSNGVLAICVQVSTSQLRVIAASILSGLGCGGVQKLLGFVETVGSNPELLPPAPSTLLSTFVSPHNPDVKGSILTNSARALAKHVNRSSEGYWGLLHGSDEEKNRHAGEIISLLVAECSWMNMHIVRPHGTVFEIGNDRGYGARWSVDGSKFIGFLEPYAIDGYAKGWRH, from the exons ATGCTGGAAGTAGAAAATCTGGAAAATATCCTACCGGGCGTGTCAAGCATCGAAGAAG GTGTCCAAATCTATAGAAATTTCTACTCAGAAGAAAAGGAAAGATCGAATGGCGTTCTTGCCATATGTGTTCAAGTATCAACCTCTCAGCTTCGTGTTATCGCTGCCTCCATACTCTCA GGTCTGGGCTGTGGTGGAGTGCAGAAACTTCTGGGATTCGTAGAGACCGTGGGATCAAATCCAGAGTTACTCCCTCCTGCGCCATCAACCCTGCTCTCCACATTTGTGTCACCACATAATCCCGAT GTTAAAGGTTCAATCCTCACAAACAGTGCCAGAGCTCTAGCAAAGCATGTCAACCGAAGCAGCGAAGGATACTGGGGCCTGTTACATGGAAGCG ACGAAGAGAAGAATAGGCATGCTGGGGAGATCATCAGTCTCCTGGTGGCTGAGTGTAGCTGGATGAACATGCATATTGTTCGACCACATGGGACCGTCTTTGAGATCGGGAACGACAGGGGTTATGGTGCACGGTGGTCTGTAGATGGAAGTAAG TTTATAGGATTTTTGGAGCCGTATGCGATTGATGGATACGCGAAGGGTTGGAGACACTAG